A section of the Papio anubis isolate 15944 chromosome 4, Panubis1.0, whole genome shotgun sequence genome encodes:
- the WIPF3 gene encoding WAS/WASL-interacting protein family member 3, with product MIRVADALLRSQILLTPLQVSTDTSSLRRADPKGRSALLADIQQGTRLRKVTQINDRSAPQIESSKGTNKEGGGSANTRGASTPPTLGDLFAGGFPVLRPAGQRDVAGGKTGQGPGSRAPSPRLPNKTISGPLIPPASPRLGNTSEAHGAARTAPPRPNVPAPPPPTPPPPPPPLPPPLPSSSPIKTPLVSPPGPLTKGNLPVVAPPVPCAPPPPPPPPPPTPSPLPPASVLSDKAVKPQLAPLHLPPIPPPLPLLPPFGYPGLKAEPASPAQDVQEPPAPPPLPPPLPTYASCSPRASLPAPPLPGANYSSEAPPPLPPKSPSFQAPPQKVSAQALPAPPAPPGSQTFLQKKRHGRPGAGGGKLNPPPAPPARSPTTELSSKSQQVTAWTPTQQPGGQLRNGSLHIIDDFESKFTFHSVEDFPPPDEYKPCQKIYPSKIPRSRTPGPWLQAEAVGQSSDDIKGRNSQLSLKTLR from the exons ATGATCCGGGTAGCAGATGCTCTGCTAAGG AGTCAAATCCTTCTTACTCCCTTACAGGTAAGCACAGACACCTCCAGCTTGCGAAGGGCAGATCCAAAAGGCCGGAGTGCGCTGTTGGCTGATATCCAGCAAGGAACTCGCCTGCGCAAAGTCACGCAGATCAACGACCGCAGCGCCCCGCAGATCGAGA GTTCTAAAGGAACCAACAAAGAAGGGGGAGGTTCTGCAAACACACGAGGTGCGAGCACACCTCCCACCCTGGGAGATCTGTTTGCTGGTGGCTTTCCTGTATTGCGACCAGCAGGCCAGCGGGATGTAGCAG GTGGCAAGACAGGGCAGGGCCCTGGCTCCCGCGCGCCCTCTCCCAGGCTTCCCAACAAAACCATCAGCGGCCCGCTTATCCCGCCTGCCTCTCCCAGGCTAGGCAATACCTCCGAGGCGCATGGCGCTGCCAGAACAGCCCCGCCTCGCCCCAACGTGCCTGCCccgccccctcccaccccaccccctccgCCGCCACCCTTACCCCCgccccttccctcttcctcccccatCAAAACTCCGCTTGTGTCCCCACCTGGCCCACTGACCAAAGGGAACCTCCCGGTGGTTGCACCCCCTGTCCCCTGTGcgccaccacctccacctccgcCACCTCCCCCAACGCCATCCCCGCTGCCCCCGGCCTCGGTTCTTAGTGACAAGGCAGTGAAGCCTCAGCTAGCTCCCTTGCACCTCCCGCCCATCCCGCCCCcgctccctctcctcccacctttcGGGTATCCTGGGCTCAAAGCGGAGCCCGCCAGCCCTGCGCAAGATGTGCAGGAGCCTCCAGCCCCGCCACCCCTGCCGCCCCCGCTCCCCACTTACGCTTCGTGCTCCCCGAGGGCTTCTTTGCCCGCGCCCCCTTTGCCAGGAGCTAATTACAGCAGTGAAGCCCCACCCCCGCTACCCCCCAAATCCCCCAGCTTCCAGGCCCCACCGCAGAAGGTCAGTGCGCAGGCCTTGCCCGCCCCGCCTGCCCCTCCGGGCTCCCAGACGTTCCTGCAGAAGAAGAGGCACGGCCGACCAG GGGCCGGTGGGGGAAAGCTAAATCCACCTCCAGCACCCCCTGCGAGATCACCCACCACAGAGCTTTCAAGCAAGAGCCAGCAGGTCACAGCCTGGACCCCGACGCAGCAGCCTGGAGGTCAGCTGCGAAATGGAAGCCTGCACATCATCG ATGACTTTGAGTCTAAATTCACGTTCCATTCTGTGGAAGACTTTCCCCCTCCGGATGAATATAAACCATGCCAGAAGATTTACCCCAGCAAGATCCCCAGAA